In Lemur catta isolate mLemCat1 chromosome 18, mLemCat1.pri, whole genome shotgun sequence, a genomic segment contains:
- the ZFP62 gene encoding zinc finger protein 62 homolog isoform X5 has translation MLHLKMGTEDEEPTKKSENVGNVESKWPKVESLHKDPVQESKVGETCDWDSKVESQWEKPAGKRMKEDNSGIREIVGKVKSMANLKMEQGDETFENSSQLSPKHVPHQTVPAEQKSSEQGKYVENVNGSSHPSVQQKTSAVKKSHKCDECGKSFKYNSRLVQHKIMHTGEKRYECSDCGGTFRSSSSLRVHKRIHTGEKPYKCEECGKAYMSYSSLINHKSTHSGEKNCKCDECGKSFNYSSVLDQHKRIHTGEKPYECGECGKAFRNSSGLRVHRRIHTGEKPYECDICGKTFSNSSGLRVHKRIHTGEKPYECDECGKAFITCRTLLNHKSIHFGDKPYKCDECEKSFNYSSLLIQHKVIHTGEKPYECDECGKAFRNSSGLIVHKRIHTGEKPYKCDVCGKAFSYSSGLAVHKSIHPGKKAHECKECGKSFSYNSLLLQHKTIHTGERPYVCDVCGKTFRNNAGLKVHRRLHTGEKPYKCDVCGKAYISRSSLKNHKGIHLGEKPYKCSYCEKSFNYSSALEQHKRIHTREKPFGCDECGKAFRNNSGLKVHKRIHTGERPYKCEECGKAYISLSSLINHKSVHPGEKPFKCDECEKAFITYRALINHKKVHLGEKPYKCDVCEKSFNYTSLLSQHKRVHTREKPYECDRCEKVFRNNSSLKVHKRIHTGEKPYECDVCGKAYISHSSLINHKSTHPGKTPYTCNECGKAFFSSRTLISHKRVHLGEKPFKCVECGKSFSYSSLLSQHKRIHTGEKPYVCDRCGKAFRNSSGLTVHKRIHTDVLEFTSGRVGESHTSTILTMAVFVDGDNEDESKK, from the exons A tGTTACATTTGAAGATGGGCACTGAGGATGAGGAACCAACCAAAAAGTCTGAAAATGTGGGAAATGTAGAATCTAAGTGGCCAAAAGTGGAAAGTCTTCACAAGGATCCTGTGCAGGAGTCTAAGGTTGGTGAAACATGTGATTGGGATAGCAAAGTAGAGAGTCAATGGGAAAAGCCGGCAGGAAAAAGGATGAAGGAAGACAACAGTGGCATCAGGGAGATAGTTGGCAAAGTCAAGAGCATGGCAAACTTAAAGATGGAACAGGGGGATGAGACATTTGAAAATAGCTCACAACTGAGCCCAAAACACGTCCCACACCAGACTGTCCCTGCAGAGCAGAAAAGCAGTGAACAAGGCAAGTATGTGGAGAATGTTAATGGAAGCTCTCACCCCAGTGTACAGCAGAAAACCAGTGCTGTTAAGAAATCACATAAATGTGATGAGTGTGGGAAATCCTTCAAATATAATTCCCGTCTAGTTCAACATAAAATTATGCACACAGGGGAAAAACGCTATGAGTGTAGTGACTGTGGAGGGACTTTCCGGAGCAGTTCGAGTCTTCGGGTCCACAAGCGGATCCATACTGGAGAGAAGCCGTACAAGTGTgaggaatgtggaaaagcctaCATGTCCTACTCCAGCCTTATAAACCACAAAAGCACCCATTCTGGGGAGAAGAACTGTAAGTGTGATGAGTGTGGAAAATCCTTCAATTATAGCTCTGTCCTGGACCAGCACAAAAGgatccacactggagagaagccctatgaaTGTGGCGAGTGCGGGAAGGCCTTTAGGAACAGCTCTGGGCTCAGAGTTCACAGAAGGATCCACACAGGGGAGAAACCGTATGAATGCGACATTTGTGGGAAAACCTTCAGTAACAGCTCTGGCCTCAGGGTCCACAAAAGGATCCACACTGGTGAGAAGCCCTATGAATGTGATgagtgtgggaaggccttcaTTACTTGCAGAACACTTCTCAACCATAAAAGCATCCACTTTGGAGATAAACCCTATAAATGTGATGAGTGTGAGAAGTCTTTTAATTATAGCTCTCTTCTCATTCAGCATAAAGTcatccacactggagagaaaccttatgaatgtgaCGAATGTGGGAAGGCTTTCAGGAACAGCTCCGGCCTCATAGTGCATAAAAGGatccacacaggagagaaaccttataaGTGTGATGTCTGTGGCAAAGCATTCAGCTATAGCTCAGGCCTTGCAGTCCATAAAAGTATTCACCCTGGGAAGAAAGCCCATGAATGTAAGGAGTGTGGAAAATCTTTTAGTTATAACTCGCTTCTTCTTCAACATAAAACTATTCACACTGGAGAGAGACCTTATGTATGTGATGTATGTGGGAAAACTTTCAGAAACAATGCAGGCCTCAAAGTCCACAGGAGGCTCCATACTGGGGAAAAACCATATAAGTGTGATGTGTGTGGGAAAGCCTATATCTCACGCTCTAGCcttaaaaatcacaaaggaatCCATCTTGGGGAGAAGCCGTATAAatgtagctattgtgaaaaatcCTTCAACTATAGCTCTGCTCTTGAACagcataaaagaattcatacaagGGAAAAACCCTTTGGCTGTGATGAGTGTGGAAAAGCTTTCAGAAATAATTCTGGCCTTAAAGTACATAAACGAATCCACACTGGGGAGAGAccttacaaatgtgaagaatgtgggaaagcctaCATCTCACTCTCAAGCCTTATAAATCATAAAAGTGTACACCCTGGGGAGAAGCCCTTTAAGTGTGATGAGTGTGAGAAAGCCTTCATCACATACCGAGCCCTTATAAACCACAAAAAAGTTCATCTTGGGGAGAAGCCCTACAAATGTGATGTGTGTGAGAAATCTTTTAATTACACCTCACTCCTTTCTCAACACAAAAGAGTCCACACtagagagaaaccctatgaatgtgaCAGGTGTGAGAAGGTCTTCAGAAACAACTCAAGCCTTAAAGTTCATAAAAGAATCCATACTGGGGAGAAGCCCTATGAATGTGATGTGTGTGGAAAAGCCTACATCTCACACTCAAGCCTTATTAATCATAAAAGTACTCACCCTGGCAAGACACCCTATacatgtaatgaatgtggaaaagctttTTTCTCAAGCAGAACTCTTATAAGCCATAAAAGAGTCCATCTTGGGGAGAAACCTTTCAAGTGTGTCGAATGTGGGAAGTCTTTCAGTTACAGCTCTCTCCTTTCACAACACAAGAGGATCCACACGGGGGAGAAACCCTATGTATGTGATAGGTGTGGAAAGGCATTCAGGAACAGCTCAGGCCTCACAGTACATAAAAGGATCCACACag ATGTGCTGGAGTTTACTTCAGGAAGAGTTGGTGAGAGCCACACTTCCACCATCTTAACCATGGCTGTTTTTG ttgatggAGATAATGAAGATGAGAGCAAAAAGTAA
- the ZFP62 gene encoding zinc finger protein 62 homolog isoform X4, translating into MLHLKMGTEDEEPTKKSENVGNVESKWPKVESLHKDPVQESKVGETCDWDSKVESQWEKPAGKRMKEDNSGIREIVGKVKSMANLKMEQGDETFENSSQLSPKHVPHQTVPAEQKSSEQGKYVENVNGSSHPSVQQKTSAVKKSHKCDECGKSFKYNSRLVQHKIMHTGEKRYECSDCGGTFRSSSSLRVHKRIHTGEKPYKCEECGKAYMSYSSLINHKSTHSGEKNCKCDECGKSFNYSSVLDQHKRIHTGEKPYECGECGKAFRNSSGLRVHRRIHTGEKPYECDICGKTFSNSSGLRVHKRIHTGEKPYECDECGKAFITCRTLLNHKSIHFGDKPYKCDECEKSFNYSSLLIQHKVIHTGEKPYECDECGKAFRNSSGLIVHKRIHTGEKPYKCDVCGKAFSYSSGLAVHKSIHPGKKAHECKECGKSFSYNSLLLQHKTIHTGERPYVCDVCGKTFRNNAGLKVHRRLHTGEKPYKCDVCGKAYISRSSLKNHKGIHLGEKPYKCSYCEKSFNYSSALEQHKRIHTREKPFGCDECGKAFRNNSGLKVHKRIHTGERPYKCEECGKAYISLSSLINHKSVHPGEKPFKCDECEKAFITYRALINHKKVHLGEKPYKCDVCEKSFNYTSLLSQHKRVHTREKPYECDRCEKVFRNNSSLKVHKRIHTGEKPYECDVCGKAYISHSSLINHKSTHPGKTPYTCNECGKAFFSSRTLISHKRVHLGEKPFKCVECGKSFSYSSLLSQHKRIHTGEKPYVCDRCGKAFRNSSGLTVHKRIHTDVLEFTSGRVGESHTSTILTMAVFGECPLKISKAKRRSLGGQGEAPEEAGKVFGCKP; encoded by the exons A tGTTACATTTGAAGATGGGCACTGAGGATGAGGAACCAACCAAAAAGTCTGAAAATGTGGGAAATGTAGAATCTAAGTGGCCAAAAGTGGAAAGTCTTCACAAGGATCCTGTGCAGGAGTCTAAGGTTGGTGAAACATGTGATTGGGATAGCAAAGTAGAGAGTCAATGGGAAAAGCCGGCAGGAAAAAGGATGAAGGAAGACAACAGTGGCATCAGGGAGATAGTTGGCAAAGTCAAGAGCATGGCAAACTTAAAGATGGAACAGGGGGATGAGACATTTGAAAATAGCTCACAACTGAGCCCAAAACACGTCCCACACCAGACTGTCCCTGCAGAGCAGAAAAGCAGTGAACAAGGCAAGTATGTGGAGAATGTTAATGGAAGCTCTCACCCCAGTGTACAGCAGAAAACCAGTGCTGTTAAGAAATCACATAAATGTGATGAGTGTGGGAAATCCTTCAAATATAATTCCCGTCTAGTTCAACATAAAATTATGCACACAGGGGAAAAACGCTATGAGTGTAGTGACTGTGGAGGGACTTTCCGGAGCAGTTCGAGTCTTCGGGTCCACAAGCGGATCCATACTGGAGAGAAGCCGTACAAGTGTgaggaatgtggaaaagcctaCATGTCCTACTCCAGCCTTATAAACCACAAAAGCACCCATTCTGGGGAGAAGAACTGTAAGTGTGATGAGTGTGGAAAATCCTTCAATTATAGCTCTGTCCTGGACCAGCACAAAAGgatccacactggagagaagccctatgaaTGTGGCGAGTGCGGGAAGGCCTTTAGGAACAGCTCTGGGCTCAGAGTTCACAGAAGGATCCACACAGGGGAGAAACCGTATGAATGCGACATTTGTGGGAAAACCTTCAGTAACAGCTCTGGCCTCAGGGTCCACAAAAGGATCCACACTGGTGAGAAGCCCTATGAATGTGATgagtgtgggaaggccttcaTTACTTGCAGAACACTTCTCAACCATAAAAGCATCCACTTTGGAGATAAACCCTATAAATGTGATGAGTGTGAGAAGTCTTTTAATTATAGCTCTCTTCTCATTCAGCATAAAGTcatccacactggagagaaaccttatgaatgtgaCGAATGTGGGAAGGCTTTCAGGAACAGCTCCGGCCTCATAGTGCATAAAAGGatccacacaggagagaaaccttataaGTGTGATGTCTGTGGCAAAGCATTCAGCTATAGCTCAGGCCTTGCAGTCCATAAAAGTATTCACCCTGGGAAGAAAGCCCATGAATGTAAGGAGTGTGGAAAATCTTTTAGTTATAACTCGCTTCTTCTTCAACATAAAACTATTCACACTGGAGAGAGACCTTATGTATGTGATGTATGTGGGAAAACTTTCAGAAACAATGCAGGCCTCAAAGTCCACAGGAGGCTCCATACTGGGGAAAAACCATATAAGTGTGATGTGTGTGGGAAAGCCTATATCTCACGCTCTAGCcttaaaaatcacaaaggaatCCATCTTGGGGAGAAGCCGTATAAatgtagctattgtgaaaaatcCTTCAACTATAGCTCTGCTCTTGAACagcataaaagaattcatacaagGGAAAAACCCTTTGGCTGTGATGAGTGTGGAAAAGCTTTCAGAAATAATTCTGGCCTTAAAGTACATAAACGAATCCACACTGGGGAGAGAccttacaaatgtgaagaatgtgggaaagcctaCATCTCACTCTCAAGCCTTATAAATCATAAAAGTGTACACCCTGGGGAGAAGCCCTTTAAGTGTGATGAGTGTGAGAAAGCCTTCATCACATACCGAGCCCTTATAAACCACAAAAAAGTTCATCTTGGGGAGAAGCCCTACAAATGTGATGTGTGTGAGAAATCTTTTAATTACACCTCACTCCTTTCTCAACACAAAAGAGTCCACACtagagagaaaccctatgaatgtgaCAGGTGTGAGAAGGTCTTCAGAAACAACTCAAGCCTTAAAGTTCATAAAAGAATCCATACTGGGGAGAAGCCCTATGAATGTGATGTGTGTGGAAAAGCCTACATCTCACACTCAAGCCTTATTAATCATAAAAGTACTCACCCTGGCAAGACACCCTATacatgtaatgaatgtggaaaagctttTTTCTCAAGCAGAACTCTTATAAGCCATAAAAGAGTCCATCTTGGGGAGAAACCTTTCAAGTGTGTCGAATGTGGGAAGTCTTTCAGTTACAGCTCTCTCCTTTCACAACACAAGAGGATCCACACGGGGGAGAAACCCTATGTATGTGATAGGTGTGGAAAGGCATTCAGGAACAGCTCAGGCCTCACAGTACATAAAAGGATCCACACag ATGTGCTGGAGTTTACTTCAGGAAGAGTTGGTGAGAGCCACACTTCCACCATCTTAACCATGGCTGTTTTTGGTGAGTGTCCCCTTAAGATCTCAAAGGCTAAGAGGCGGTCCTTGGGTGGGCAGGGAGAAGCCCCAGAGGAGGCAGGCAAAGTTTTTGGATGCAAACCCTAG
- the ZFP62 gene encoding zinc finger protein 62 homolog isoform X2: MGTEDEEPTKKSENVGNVESKWPKVESLHKDPVQESKVGETCDWDSKVESQWEKPAGKRMKEDNSGIREIVGKVKSMANLKMEQGDETFENSSQLSPKHVPHQTVPAEQKSSEQGKYVENVNGSSHPSVQQKTSAVKKSHKCDECGKSFKYNSRLVQHKIMHTGEKRYECSDCGGTFRSSSSLRVHKRIHTGEKPYKCEECGKAYMSYSSLINHKSTHSGEKNCKCDECGKSFNYSSVLDQHKRIHTGEKPYECGECGKAFRNSSGLRVHRRIHTGEKPYECDICGKTFSNSSGLRVHKRIHTGEKPYECDECGKAFITCRTLLNHKSIHFGDKPYKCDECEKSFNYSSLLIQHKVIHTGEKPYECDECGKAFRNSSGLIVHKRIHTGEKPYKCDVCGKAFSYSSGLAVHKSIHPGKKAHECKECGKSFSYNSLLLQHKTIHTGERPYVCDVCGKTFRNNAGLKVHRRLHTGEKPYKCDVCGKAYISRSSLKNHKGIHLGEKPYKCSYCEKSFNYSSALEQHKRIHTREKPFGCDECGKAFRNNSGLKVHKRIHTGERPYKCEECGKAYISLSSLINHKSVHPGEKPFKCDECEKAFITYRALINHKKVHLGEKPYKCDVCEKSFNYTSLLSQHKRVHTREKPYECDRCEKVFRNNSSLKVHKRIHTGEKPYECDVCGKAYISHSSLINHKSTHPGKTPYTCNECGKAFFSSRTLISHKRVHLGEKPFKCVECGKSFSYSSLLSQHKRIHTGEKPYVCDRCGKAFRNSSGLTVHKRIHTGEKPYECDLCGKAYISHSSLINHKSVHRGKQPYDCECGKSFNYRSVLDQHKRIHTGKKPYRCNECGKAFNIRSNLTKHKRTHTGEESLNVKNVGSHSGTSQRRIYEAGGKALDGTRMRMPL; the protein is encoded by the coding sequence ATGGGCACTGAGGATGAGGAACCAACCAAAAAGTCTGAAAATGTGGGAAATGTAGAATCTAAGTGGCCAAAAGTGGAAAGTCTTCACAAGGATCCTGTGCAGGAGTCTAAGGTTGGTGAAACATGTGATTGGGATAGCAAAGTAGAGAGTCAATGGGAAAAGCCGGCAGGAAAAAGGATGAAGGAAGACAACAGTGGCATCAGGGAGATAGTTGGCAAAGTCAAGAGCATGGCAAACTTAAAGATGGAACAGGGGGATGAGACATTTGAAAATAGCTCACAACTGAGCCCAAAACACGTCCCACACCAGACTGTCCCTGCAGAGCAGAAAAGCAGTGAACAAGGCAAGTATGTGGAGAATGTTAATGGAAGCTCTCACCCCAGTGTACAGCAGAAAACCAGTGCTGTTAAGAAATCACATAAATGTGATGAGTGTGGGAAATCCTTCAAATATAATTCCCGTCTAGTTCAACATAAAATTATGCACACAGGGGAAAAACGCTATGAGTGTAGTGACTGTGGAGGGACTTTCCGGAGCAGTTCGAGTCTTCGGGTCCACAAGCGGATCCATACTGGAGAGAAGCCGTACAAGTGTgaggaatgtggaaaagcctaCATGTCCTACTCCAGCCTTATAAACCACAAAAGCACCCATTCTGGGGAGAAGAACTGTAAGTGTGATGAGTGTGGAAAATCCTTCAATTATAGCTCTGTCCTGGACCAGCACAAAAGgatccacactggagagaagccctatgaaTGTGGCGAGTGCGGGAAGGCCTTTAGGAACAGCTCTGGGCTCAGAGTTCACAGAAGGATCCACACAGGGGAGAAACCGTATGAATGCGACATTTGTGGGAAAACCTTCAGTAACAGCTCTGGCCTCAGGGTCCACAAAAGGATCCACACTGGTGAGAAGCCCTATGAATGTGATgagtgtgggaaggccttcaTTACTTGCAGAACACTTCTCAACCATAAAAGCATCCACTTTGGAGATAAACCCTATAAATGTGATGAGTGTGAGAAGTCTTTTAATTATAGCTCTCTTCTCATTCAGCATAAAGTcatccacactggagagaaaccttatgaatgtgaCGAATGTGGGAAGGCTTTCAGGAACAGCTCCGGCCTCATAGTGCATAAAAGGatccacacaggagagaaaccttataaGTGTGATGTCTGTGGCAAAGCATTCAGCTATAGCTCAGGCCTTGCAGTCCATAAAAGTATTCACCCTGGGAAGAAAGCCCATGAATGTAAGGAGTGTGGAAAATCTTTTAGTTATAACTCGCTTCTTCTTCAACATAAAACTATTCACACTGGAGAGAGACCTTATGTATGTGATGTATGTGGGAAAACTTTCAGAAACAATGCAGGCCTCAAAGTCCACAGGAGGCTCCATACTGGGGAAAAACCATATAAGTGTGATGTGTGTGGGAAAGCCTATATCTCACGCTCTAGCcttaaaaatcacaaaggaatCCATCTTGGGGAGAAGCCGTATAAatgtagctattgtgaaaaatcCTTCAACTATAGCTCTGCTCTTGAACagcataaaagaattcatacaagGGAAAAACCCTTTGGCTGTGATGAGTGTGGAAAAGCTTTCAGAAATAATTCTGGCCTTAAAGTACATAAACGAATCCACACTGGGGAGAGAccttacaaatgtgaagaatgtgggaaagcctaCATCTCACTCTCAAGCCTTATAAATCATAAAAGTGTACACCCTGGGGAGAAGCCCTTTAAGTGTGATGAGTGTGAGAAAGCCTTCATCACATACCGAGCCCTTATAAACCACAAAAAAGTTCATCTTGGGGAGAAGCCCTACAAATGTGATGTGTGTGAGAAATCTTTTAATTACACCTCACTCCTTTCTCAACACAAAAGAGTCCACACtagagagaaaccctatgaatgtgaCAGGTGTGAGAAGGTCTTCAGAAACAACTCAAGCCTTAAAGTTCATAAAAGAATCCATACTGGGGAGAAGCCCTATGAATGTGATGTGTGTGGAAAAGCCTACATCTCACACTCAAGCCTTATTAATCATAAAAGTACTCACCCTGGCAAGACACCCTATacatgtaatgaatgtggaaaagctttTTTCTCAAGCAGAACTCTTATAAGCCATAAAAGAGTCCATCTTGGGGAGAAACCTTTCAAGTGTGTCGAATGTGGGAAGTCTTTCAGTTACAGCTCTCTCCTTTCACAACACAAGAGGATCCACACGGGGGAGAAACCCTATGTATGTGATAGGTGTGGAAAGGCATTCAGGAACAGCTCAGGCCTCACAGTACATAAAAGGATCCACACaggtgagaaaccctatgaatgcgATTTGTGTGGGAAGGCGTACATCTCACATTCAAGTCTTATCAACCATAAAAGTGTCCACCGTGGGAAGCAGCCCTATGATTGTGAGTGTGGGAAATCCTTCAATTATAGATCAGTCCTTGACCAACATAAAAGGATCCACACTGGAAAGAAGCCATACCGATGTAATGAGTGTGGTAAGGCTTTTAATATCAGATCAAATCTCACCAAGCATAAAAGAACACATACTGGAGAGGAGTctctaaatgtgaaaaatgtgggaAGTCATAGTGGCACATCCCAGAGGAGAATCTATGAGGCGGGAGGGAAGGCTCTGGATGGGACCAGGATGAGGATGCCTCTGTAG
- the ZFP62 gene encoding zinc finger protein 62 homolog isoform X1, translating to MLHLKMGTEDEEPTKKSENVGNVESKWPKVESLHKDPVQESKVGETCDWDSKVESQWEKPAGKRMKEDNSGIREIVGKVKSMANLKMEQGDETFENSSQLSPKHVPHQTVPAEQKSSEQGKYVENVNGSSHPSVQQKTSAVKKSHKCDECGKSFKYNSRLVQHKIMHTGEKRYECSDCGGTFRSSSSLRVHKRIHTGEKPYKCEECGKAYMSYSSLINHKSTHSGEKNCKCDECGKSFNYSSVLDQHKRIHTGEKPYECGECGKAFRNSSGLRVHRRIHTGEKPYECDICGKTFSNSSGLRVHKRIHTGEKPYECDECGKAFITCRTLLNHKSIHFGDKPYKCDECEKSFNYSSLLIQHKVIHTGEKPYECDECGKAFRNSSGLIVHKRIHTGEKPYKCDVCGKAFSYSSGLAVHKSIHPGKKAHECKECGKSFSYNSLLLQHKTIHTGERPYVCDVCGKTFRNNAGLKVHRRLHTGEKPYKCDVCGKAYISRSSLKNHKGIHLGEKPYKCSYCEKSFNYSSALEQHKRIHTREKPFGCDECGKAFRNNSGLKVHKRIHTGERPYKCEECGKAYISLSSLINHKSVHPGEKPFKCDECEKAFITYRALINHKKVHLGEKPYKCDVCEKSFNYTSLLSQHKRVHTREKPYECDRCEKVFRNNSSLKVHKRIHTGEKPYECDVCGKAYISHSSLINHKSTHPGKTPYTCNECGKAFFSSRTLISHKRVHLGEKPFKCVECGKSFSYSSLLSQHKRIHTGEKPYVCDRCGKAFRNSSGLTVHKRIHTGEKPYECDLCGKAYISHSSLINHKSVHRGKQPYDCECGKSFNYRSVLDQHKRIHTGKKPYRCNECGKAFNIRSNLTKHKRTHTGEESLNVKNVGSHSGTSQRRIYEAGGKALDGTRMRMPL from the exons A tGTTACATTTGAAGATGGGCACTGAGGATGAGGAACCAACCAAAAAGTCTGAAAATGTGGGAAATGTAGAATCTAAGTGGCCAAAAGTGGAAAGTCTTCACAAGGATCCTGTGCAGGAGTCTAAGGTTGGTGAAACATGTGATTGGGATAGCAAAGTAGAGAGTCAATGGGAAAAGCCGGCAGGAAAAAGGATGAAGGAAGACAACAGTGGCATCAGGGAGATAGTTGGCAAAGTCAAGAGCATGGCAAACTTAAAGATGGAACAGGGGGATGAGACATTTGAAAATAGCTCACAACTGAGCCCAAAACACGTCCCACACCAGACTGTCCCTGCAGAGCAGAAAAGCAGTGAACAAGGCAAGTATGTGGAGAATGTTAATGGAAGCTCTCACCCCAGTGTACAGCAGAAAACCAGTGCTGTTAAGAAATCACATAAATGTGATGAGTGTGGGAAATCCTTCAAATATAATTCCCGTCTAGTTCAACATAAAATTATGCACACAGGGGAAAAACGCTATGAGTGTAGTGACTGTGGAGGGACTTTCCGGAGCAGTTCGAGTCTTCGGGTCCACAAGCGGATCCATACTGGAGAGAAGCCGTACAAGTGTgaggaatgtggaaaagcctaCATGTCCTACTCCAGCCTTATAAACCACAAAAGCACCCATTCTGGGGAGAAGAACTGTAAGTGTGATGAGTGTGGAAAATCCTTCAATTATAGCTCTGTCCTGGACCAGCACAAAAGgatccacactggagagaagccctatgaaTGTGGCGAGTGCGGGAAGGCCTTTAGGAACAGCTCTGGGCTCAGAGTTCACAGAAGGATCCACACAGGGGAGAAACCGTATGAATGCGACATTTGTGGGAAAACCTTCAGTAACAGCTCTGGCCTCAGGGTCCACAAAAGGATCCACACTGGTGAGAAGCCCTATGAATGTGATgagtgtgggaaggccttcaTTACTTGCAGAACACTTCTCAACCATAAAAGCATCCACTTTGGAGATAAACCCTATAAATGTGATGAGTGTGAGAAGTCTTTTAATTATAGCTCTCTTCTCATTCAGCATAAAGTcatccacactggagagaaaccttatgaatgtgaCGAATGTGGGAAGGCTTTCAGGAACAGCTCCGGCCTCATAGTGCATAAAAGGatccacacaggagagaaaccttataaGTGTGATGTCTGTGGCAAAGCATTCAGCTATAGCTCAGGCCTTGCAGTCCATAAAAGTATTCACCCTGGGAAGAAAGCCCATGAATGTAAGGAGTGTGGAAAATCTTTTAGTTATAACTCGCTTCTTCTTCAACATAAAACTATTCACACTGGAGAGAGACCTTATGTATGTGATGTATGTGGGAAAACTTTCAGAAACAATGCAGGCCTCAAAGTCCACAGGAGGCTCCATACTGGGGAAAAACCATATAAGTGTGATGTGTGTGGGAAAGCCTATATCTCACGCTCTAGCcttaaaaatcacaaaggaatCCATCTTGGGGAGAAGCCGTATAAatgtagctattgtgaaaaatcCTTCAACTATAGCTCTGCTCTTGAACagcataaaagaattcatacaagGGAAAAACCCTTTGGCTGTGATGAGTGTGGAAAAGCTTTCAGAAATAATTCTGGCCTTAAAGTACATAAACGAATCCACACTGGGGAGAGAccttacaaatgtgaagaatgtgggaaagcctaCATCTCACTCTCAAGCCTTATAAATCATAAAAGTGTACACCCTGGGGAGAAGCCCTTTAAGTGTGATGAGTGTGAGAAAGCCTTCATCACATACCGAGCCCTTATAAACCACAAAAAAGTTCATCTTGGGGAGAAGCCCTACAAATGTGATGTGTGTGAGAAATCTTTTAATTACACCTCACTCCTTTCTCAACACAAAAGAGTCCACACtagagagaaaccctatgaatgtgaCAGGTGTGAGAAGGTCTTCAGAAACAACTCAAGCCTTAAAGTTCATAAAAGAATCCATACTGGGGAGAAGCCCTATGAATGTGATGTGTGTGGAAAAGCCTACATCTCACACTCAAGCCTTATTAATCATAAAAGTACTCACCCTGGCAAGACACCCTATacatgtaatgaatgtggaaaagctttTTTCTCAAGCAGAACTCTTATAAGCCATAAAAGAGTCCATCTTGGGGAGAAACCTTTCAAGTGTGTCGAATGTGGGAAGTCTTTCAGTTACAGCTCTCTCCTTTCACAACACAAGAGGATCCACACGGGGGAGAAACCCTATGTATGTGATAGGTGTGGAAAGGCATTCAGGAACAGCTCAGGCCTCACAGTACATAAAAGGATCCACACaggtgagaaaccctatgaatgcgATTTGTGTGGGAAGGCGTACATCTCACATTCAAGTCTTATCAACCATAAAAGTGTCCACCGTGGGAAGCAGCCCTATGATTGTGAGTGTGGGAAATCCTTCAATTATAGATCAGTCCTTGACCAACATAAAAGGATCCACACTGGAAAGAAGCCATACCGATGTAATGAGTGTGGTAAGGCTTTTAATATCAGATCAAATCTCACCAAGCATAAAAGAACACATACTGGAGAGGAGTctctaaatgtgaaaaatgtgggaAGTCATAGTGGCACATCCCAGAGGAGAATCTATGAGGCGGGAGGGAAGGCTCTGGATGGGACCAGGATGAGGATGCCTCTGTAG